The following proteins are co-located in the Imtechella halotolerans genome:
- a CDS encoding sialate O-acetylesterase gives MECKLKRKQRTWLTLICVSLVVFGCSSSKKSSIQQESENKGMDVYLLIGQSNMQGVAPIEPLDTISLRNVFLFTDKNEWEFAKNYPDNGMNRYSTVKKKPITLFGPAYTFGREIAQYSNRTIGIVSNARGATRIDWWQKGYTGDNDYDLYEEAVKRTKIALESTPGATLKGILWHQGEANNGGGRHVNYMSKLQSLVTDLRKDFGDMNIPFIAAEVGTWNNRGENINPIIRSIKDHVSKTDWVSSTGLTSIDVDNNDPHFDNLSQRVLGSRYAVKAAELVYGINLSGVTVFSEPGFIGRSVLLGPGYYNSEDLEIKGIQMNEVASARVSDGYELIVYGKKRKSLFMEDIENMEETTMGSIRIRKKGHSW, from the coding sequence ATGGAATGTAAACTAAAAAGAAAGCAACGTACCTGGCTTACACTAATTTGTGTAAGCCTTGTAGTGTTTGGATGCAGTAGTAGTAAAAAATCATCCATCCAGCAGGAAAGTGAAAATAAGGGAATGGATGTGTACCTTTTAATTGGACAATCAAATATGCAGGGTGTAGCTCCTATAGAGCCTCTGGATACCATATCGCTTAGGAATGTGTTTCTTTTTACAGATAAAAACGAATGGGAATTTGCAAAGAATTATCCCGATAATGGAATGAATCGGTATTCTACCGTAAAGAAAAAACCAATAACTCTTTTCGGCCCGGCGTATACATTTGGACGTGAAATTGCCCAATATTCAAATCGTACCATAGGAATTGTTAGCAATGCTCGTGGAGCAACAAGAATAGATTGGTGGCAAAAAGGGTATACAGGAGATAATGATTATGATTTATATGAAGAAGCGGTAAAACGTACTAAAATTGCTTTAGAATCAACACCAGGTGCAACCCTGAAAGGGATTCTTTGGCATCAAGGAGAGGCTAATAATGGGGGCGGTAGACATGTCAACTATATGAGTAAACTGCAATCCTTAGTTACTGATTTGAGAAAGGACTTTGGAGATATGAATATACCGTTTATTGCAGCAGAGGTTGGAACATGGAATAACCGTGGAGAAAACATTAATCCAATTATACGAAGTATTAAAGACCATGTTTCAAAAACGGATTGGGTAAGTTCCACTGGACTTACTTCCATAGATGTGGACAATAATGATCCCCATTTCGATAATTTGAGCCAAAGAGTATTAGGTAGTCGCTATGCTGTAAAAGCTGCGGAATTAGTCTATGGAATTAACCTATCTGGTGTTACAGTATTTAGTGAGCCAGGTTTTATAGGAAGATCGGTCCTATTAGGTCCAGGATATTATAATTCTGAAGATTTAGAAATCAAAGGCATACAAATGAATGAAGTTGCCTCGGCCAGAGTCAGTGATGGATACGAGCTTATAGTCTATGGTAAGAAAAGAAAAAGCCTATTTATGGAGGATATTGAGAATATGGAAGAGACTACCATGGGCTCTATACGAATTAGGAAGAAGGGGCATTCATGGTAA
- a CDS encoding RagB/SusD family nutrient uptake outer membrane protein — protein MRKVFITSLILFAVILFPSCSHDNWLEEEPPHLITSETLYTNLDGFESGLNGLYSLVRQERQGRDNSLSEYLTADIAMLGTDNYVPNGRGGFGFIALNWDTRNVSTDSNFSYIFLWLYKVVNAANTIITQAETRTDVDWSGGQGTQMENKNRVIAEAKAIRAWAYRHLTFNWGDVPLNLEESTGSNIKSDWTRTPVNEVRKQMIKDWRAAEPYIGIEPSMQGRISKGAVQHYLSEMYLTLKKPDSALIWADKCINTPNYKLVTERYGVRANQPGVPFMDMFYDGNSNREEGNLEALWVFQFEYNAIGGGGSIMRRYHNGTGANRLVPINGILPLQFTIERGSRGISREAPNKFALDLYESQDDRFSNYAIRHYYTLKTAAENAPAPADELPEGYQYGDKIWLNYENDLTGLANNRVLDYPFVRKWDAAETDIIDLPLTYNDQVYLRISETYLLKAEAQFKLGDAAAAAETINFIRRRANASEITASDITMDFILDERSRELITEEHRRYTLLRTGKWLERVKAHNFRGGQTATARDTLYPIPQIVIDANLTKPMPQNPGFN, from the coding sequence ATGAGAAAAGTTTTTATTACTAGTCTTATCCTCTTTGCTGTTATTTTATTCCCATCATGCTCTCATGATAATTGGTTAGAGGAAGAACCACCACATTTAATTACCAGTGAAACACTATATACTAATTTGGATGGCTTTGAGTCAGGTTTAAACGGGCTTTATTCCCTTGTCAGACAAGAAAGACAAGGCCGAGATAATTCGCTCTCTGAGTATTTGACTGCGGATATTGCCATGCTGGGAACCGATAATTACGTACCCAATGGTAGAGGAGGTTTTGGCTTTATAGCACTGAATTGGGACACTAGAAATGTTTCTACCGATTCAAACTTTAGTTATATATTCTTGTGGTTATATAAAGTGGTGAATGCCGCCAATACCATCATCACTCAAGCTGAAACTCGTACAGATGTAGATTGGAGTGGAGGACAAGGTACCCAGATGGAAAATAAGAATAGAGTGATTGCTGAGGCCAAAGCCATACGTGCATGGGCCTATAGACACCTTACCTTTAACTGGGGTGATGTGCCATTGAACCTAGAAGAATCCACCGGCTCAAATATCAAGTCAGATTGGACAAGAACACCAGTGAATGAGGTTCGAAAGCAAATGATTAAAGACTGGAGAGCTGCTGAGCCGTATATTGGAATTGAACCTTCCATGCAGGGAAGAATATCCAAAGGAGCCGTACAACATTACTTATCAGAGATGTATTTGACTCTTAAAAAGCCGGATAGCGCCTTGATTTGGGCTGACAAATGTATAAATACCCCCAACTATAAGCTTGTCACCGAGCGTTATGGAGTGAGAGCTAACCAGCCAGGTGTTCCTTTTATGGACATGTTTTATGATGGAAATTCAAATAGAGAAGAAGGAAACTTAGAAGCACTATGGGTTTTTCAATTTGAATATAATGCCATCGGTGGAGGTGGTAGCATCATGAGAAGATACCACAATGGTACTGGAGCCAATCGTCTGGTACCTATTAACGGAATTCTTCCATTACAATTTACCATTGAAAGAGGCTCGCGTGGAATCAGTAGGGAGGCGCCCAATAAATTTGCGTTAGATCTGTATGAATCACAAGATGATCGTTTTTCAAATTACGCCATACGTCATTATTATACCTTAAAAACAGCCGCAGAGAATGCACCGGCACCAGCTGATGAATTACCTGAAGGATACCAGTATGGTGACAAGATTTGGTTGAACTATGAAAATGATTTAACCGGATTAGCCAATAATCGTGTATTGGATTACCCGTTTGTTAGAAAATGGGACGCCGCCGAAACAGATATTATAGATTTGCCTTTAACCTATAATGACCAGGTTTATCTAAGAATTTCAGAAACCTATCTTCTAAAGGCGGAAGCTCAGTTCAAACTTGGTGATGCCGCAGCAGCAGCGGAGACCATTAATTTTATTAGAAGGAGAGCAAATGCGAGTGAAATTACCGCCTCCGATATTACGATGGATTTTATACTTGATGAGCGTTCAAGGGAATTGATAACCGAGGAACACCGTCGTTATACCCTTCTAAGAACTGGAAAATGGCTAGAGCGAGTGAAGGCACATAACTTTAGAGGAGGACAAACTGCTACGGCAAGGGATACATTATATCCAATACCTCAAATCGTTATTGATGCAAACCTTACCAAGCCAATGCCACAAAACCCTGGATTTAATTAA
- a CDS encoding SusC/RagA family TonB-linked outer membrane protein: protein MKKTLKSISFLSFLILISWQSIAQQRQISGEVFDESNLPIPGVSVQIKGTTLGSTTDFNGAFSIMLPQDGTSILRFSYIGFKTEEIQIGNQTTLKVILKEDLQRLDEVVIVGYGVQKKSDITGSVSSLSSARLESIPNVNISQAIQGGIAGVSVQTSSAGAEPSESILIRGRNSIKASNAPLVVVDGIAAESLNDINPNDVKSIEVLKDASAAAIYGSRGSNGVILVTTKTGASGKPKFKYSGYTGVQDFANLPRIMNGEEFYKFKMERNPSSMTPSEIEVYESGNWVSWPDLAFRGTGTTINQNLSFSGGSEATNYYISTDFLDVKGLAKNDNYQRITSRVNIETKLNNWLTFGTRTNLAYIDRGGIAATFGAGRGVYWFNPLTTPYDENGKQNVYPWPDDPFYTNPLQGILAKNIDESYQVSSNNYIDINIPFVKGLQYRVNTGIRFRFDDDAFYYGRDTNRGITSNGEASTSRLKSRNIIVENIINYKRDFAKHSLFLTGLYSFENNIVSTNKLTAKGFPNDVLSWYGAPQASLIIPDYSFRETTLLSTMGRINYSYDSRYLITLTGRSDGYSGFGKNNKQGFFPSMAFGWNVANEKFMPWKDFISQLKVRGSFGLNGNQAVSPYETISRLSPEDMVSGSTTLPGYVPSKLGTADLGWETTRTLNVGLDYGILKNRISGSVDFYKSNTYDLLLDRTVSPVVAVGSITQNIGEIENKGIEISIVSTNVKTKNFTWETSANVAFLKNKIVSLYGYKDENGKEVDDLANSWFIGKPINVNYGFNWIGVWQLDEAEEAASHKTQPGFIKIEDISGPDGVPDGKLSPMYDRKIIGQRDPKATWGMNNDFTYKNIRLNVFVYGMHGMTKENTLLSDAVGRDVRLNTTIKNWWTPDNPTNDWYMNALDANVQEGYTAAPYENAGFVRVKDITLSYDFPKDVLGALRLSKLQLYASGKNLITITDFGGLDPELNNQWDIPLQKEFSLGLNLEF from the coding sequence ATGAAAAAAACTCTAAAATCGATCTCATTTTTATCATTTTTGATCTTGATTTCTTGGCAGTCAATTGCCCAACAACGTCAAATATCAGGGGAAGTATTTGATGAAAGTAATTTACCTATTCCCGGAGTCTCAGTACAAATTAAAGGAACCACTTTAGGATCTACAACAGACTTTAATGGAGCCTTTTCAATCATGCTGCCTCAAGATGGTACCTCAATCTTAAGATTTTCGTATATCGGATTCAAAACAGAGGAAATTCAAATAGGGAATCAAACTACGCTTAAAGTCATTTTAAAGGAAGATTTACAAAGGCTGGATGAGGTAGTGATTGTAGGGTATGGTGTCCAAAAGAAAAGTGATATTACAGGATCTGTATCGTCTCTTTCTTCTGCCAGGTTAGAGTCTATTCCTAATGTTAATATATCTCAAGCCATTCAGGGAGGTATAGCGGGTGTGTCAGTACAAACCAGTTCAGCAGGTGCAGAACCTTCTGAATCCATTCTAATACGTGGAAGAAACTCTATTAAAGCAAGTAATGCACCTCTGGTGGTGGTTGATGGGATTGCTGCAGAGAGCCTTAATGATATTAACCCTAATGATGTAAAGTCCATTGAAGTATTAAAAGATGCTTCTGCTGCGGCAATTTATGGTTCAAGGGGTAGCAATGGAGTTATCCTTGTAACTACTAAAACAGGTGCAAGTGGGAAGCCTAAGTTTAAATACTCAGGATACACTGGTGTTCAGGACTTTGCCAACCTGCCTCGCATCATGAATGGAGAAGAATTCTATAAGTTTAAAATGGAAAGAAATCCAAGTTCAATGACTCCTTCTGAAATAGAAGTATATGAATCAGGAAATTGGGTAAGTTGGCCTGATCTGGCCTTCCGTGGAACGGGAACGACCATTAATCAGAATCTTTCTTTTTCTGGAGGATCAGAAGCTACCAATTATTATATATCCACTGATTTCTTGGATGTAAAAGGACTGGCTAAAAATGACAATTACCAACGTATCACCTCTAGGGTAAACATCGAAACCAAATTAAATAATTGGTTAACCTTTGGAACACGAACCAATCTAGCTTATATAGATAGAGGAGGAATAGCTGCCACCTTTGGAGCTGGGAGAGGGGTTTATTGGTTCAATCCATTAACCACCCCATACGATGAAAACGGGAAACAAAATGTGTATCCTTGGCCAGATGATCCATTCTATACGAATCCTTTACAAGGGATTCTTGCAAAAAACATTGACGAATCCTATCAAGTAAGTAGCAATAATTATATAGATATTAATATCCCATTTGTTAAAGGACTTCAATATAGAGTTAATACAGGTATTAGATTCAGATTTGATGACGATGCGTTCTACTATGGTCGTGATACCAACAGAGGAATTACCTCAAATGGTGAAGCTTCTACGAGTCGATTAAAATCTAGAAATATTATTGTAGAGAATATAATTAACTACAAGAGGGATTTTGCAAAACACAGTTTGTTTTTAACAGGGCTTTACAGTTTTGAAAATAATATTGTAAGCACCAACAAACTAACAGCTAAAGGATTTCCTAACGATGTGTTGTCATGGTATGGCGCCCCGCAAGCCTCTCTGATTATTCCTGACTATTCCTTTAGAGAAACCACTTTATTGTCTACCATGGGTCGTATTAACTACTCCTATGATAGTAGGTATTTAATTACTCTGACTGGACGAAGTGATGGCTATTCCGGATTTGGTAAAAATAACAAACAAGGATTTTTCCCATCAATGGCCTTTGGTTGGAATGTAGCCAATGAAAAATTTATGCCATGGAAGGATTTTATTAGTCAATTAAAGGTAAGAGGTTCTTTTGGTTTAAATGGAAACCAGGCCGTATCACCTTATGAGACTATATCTAGATTGTCTCCGGAGGATATGGTGTCAGGCTCAACAACATTGCCAGGATATGTGCCTAGCAAATTAGGAACAGCTGATCTAGGTTGGGAAACCACTCGTACTTTAAACGTTGGACTTGACTATGGTATTTTGAAAAATAGAATCAGCGGTAGTGTGGATTTCTACAAATCTAATACCTATGACTTGCTTTTAGATAGAACCGTTTCTCCAGTTGTTGCGGTAGGTTCCATTACTCAAAACATTGGAGAAATTGAGAATAAAGGGATTGAGATCTCTATAGTTTCAACCAATGTAAAAACGAAAAACTTTACCTGGGAGACATCCGCTAATGTGGCTTTTTTGAAAAATAAAATAGTATCTCTTTATGGATATAAAGATGAAAATGGTAAAGAGGTTGATGACCTAGCAAACTCTTGGTTTATAGGGAAGCCTATTAATGTAAACTATGGTTTTAACTGGATAGGTGTTTGGCAATTGGACGAGGCAGAAGAAGCGGCCAGCCATAAAACCCAACCTGGGTTTATTAAGATTGAGGATATCAGCGGTCCTGATGGAGTACCTGATGGCAAGCTGTCACCTATGTATGATAGAAAAATTATTGGTCAGCGAGATCCCAAAGCTACCTGGGGTATGAATAATGACTTTACGTATAAAAACATACGATTGAACGTATTTGTATATGGGATGCATGGAATGACGAAAGAGAACACCTTACTTTCCGATGCTGTGGGACGAGATGTTCGTTTAAATACGACCATTAAGAACTGGTGGACACCAGATAATCCTACGAACGACTGGTATATGAATGCCTTAGATGCTAATGTCCAAGAAGGATATACAGCAGCACCCTATGAAAATGCTGGCTTTGTAAGGGTTAAGGATATTACACTATCGTACGACTTTCCAAAGGATGTGTTGGGTGCCTTGAGACTAAGTAAATTACAACTATATGCATCTGGGAAAAATTTGATCACCATTACTGATTTTGGAGGATTAGACCCCGAACTAAACAATCAGTGGGATATCCCTCTACAAAAGGAATTTTCACTTGGGCTAAACCTTGAATTTTAA
- a CDS encoding phosphodiester glycosidase family protein, giving the protein MLENLEILSLVIMRVRNQLAIVGFLCIFLSCSTSKQLVSNTKSDEGVIRYEKKYDSISDTYYYLTHIKHTDNNGKLLKLQHAHAQKSKGETVVEFSQRMGNPILAMNASTMYRISPDSIKPNGVQIIKGEIVQDKFKEAYALGIKDNNELISYVPEKRAAAILEEGVQDALTAFMPLIENYKPVHDSVLEIPKHGFEKHPRQVIAQFENLDLLILSCGGRTFDGTGMTAKDLIRILKDIEVKFAYNLDGGGSVSTVINGERITKKIDENGTKDRLRPNFLYILKNE; this is encoded by the coding sequence ATGTTAGAAAATCTAGAAATTTTAAGTTTAGTTATAATGCGCGTACGTAATCAATTAGCAATAGTAGGCTTTCTGTGTATCTTCCTTAGTTGTTCAACTTCAAAGCAGCTGGTTTCAAATACCAAATCGGATGAGGGAGTTATACGTTATGAGAAGAAATATGATTCCATATCTGATACCTATTACTACTTAACCCATATCAAGCATACAGATAACAATGGCAAGCTTTTAAAGCTACAACATGCCCATGCCCAAAAAAGTAAAGGAGAAACAGTAGTGGAGTTTTCGCAGAGAATGGGGAACCCGATACTGGCAATGAATGCTTCTACCATGTATCGGATTTCACCTGATTCCATTAAGCCCAATGGAGTTCAAATCATCAAAGGTGAAATTGTTCAGGATAAATTTAAAGAAGCCTATGCTTTGGGGATTAAGGACAATAATGAACTTATTTCCTATGTCCCCGAAAAAAGGGCAGCTGCTATTCTGGAAGAAGGAGTACAAGATGCCTTGACTGCTTTTATGCCCTTAATTGAAAACTATAAGCCTGTTCACGACAGTGTGTTAGAGATTCCAAAACATGGCTTTGAAAAACATCCAAGACAGGTTATCGCCCAATTTGAGAATTTAGATTTATTGATTTTAAGTTGTGGTGGTCGAACCTTTGATGGTACAGGGATGACTGCGAAAGACTTAATTAGGATCTTAAAAGATATCGAAGTTAAATTCGCCTATAATCTGGACGGAGGAGGCAGTGTCTCAACGGTGATTAATGGGGAGAGAATAACAAAGAAAATTGATGAGAATGGAACAAAAGATAGGTTACGACCTAACTTTCTCTACATTTTAAAAAATGAATAA
- a CDS encoding phosphodiester glycosidase family protein, protein MKYMHLIPQISFLIIMLFGCSAGQQELFKNANGDDIITYQRKYDAPSNTYYYLTRVKHQDKNGKMLQLQMALSTKPNGETVPEFSNKIGTPLLAMNASMGIRGLGPDRRQVSGRQIIDGVIAQDFTSRNYTLGIKDTNELVVYPPEMTAQDILDDGTNNALTCFVPLIVDYKPVGEEVLQVVGNNVQKHPRQVIAQLDNLDLLILSCGGRGFDGEGMTAEDMIRILLENKVKFAVNLDGGGSVSTVIRGELITKKIDNQGTEDRPRSNFLYIKE, encoded by the coding sequence ATGAAGTATATGCATTTAATACCACAAATTTCATTTTTAATCATCATGCTCTTTGGTTGTTCTGCAGGACAGCAGGAGCTATTTAAGAATGCCAATGGTGATGATATTATCACCTACCAAAGAAAATACGATGCTCCCTCAAATACGTATTATTACCTAACCAGAGTTAAACATCAGGATAAGAATGGAAAGATGCTTCAATTACAAATGGCACTTTCCACAAAGCCCAACGGAGAAACCGTTCCGGAATTTTCCAACAAGATAGGTACACCGCTATTGGCAATGAATGCTTCTATGGGGATTAGGGGTCTGGGACCTGATAGAAGACAGGTTTCCGGCAGACAAATAATAGATGGGGTAATAGCTCAGGATTTTACCTCAAGAAATTACACCCTTGGAATAAAGGACACCAATGAATTGGTTGTTTATCCTCCTGAAATGACAGCTCAGGATATACTGGATGACGGTACAAACAATGCCCTAACCTGTTTTGTTCCTCTTATTGTAGATTATAAACCGGTAGGGGAAGAGGTGTTGCAAGTGGTTGGAAATAATGTGCAAAAACATCCAAGACAGGTGATCGCGCAATTAGACAATCTAGATTTGTTGATTTTAAGTTGTGGTGGAAGAGGATTTGACGGTGAGGGCATGACCGCAGAAGATATGATTCGAATTCTACTAGAGAACAAGGTGAAATTTGCTGTTAATCTAGATGGAGGAGGCAGTGTATCTACTGTTATCAGGGGAGAACTCATCACTAAGAAAATTGACAATCAAGGGACAGAGGATAGGCCACGTTCCAACTTTCTATACATCAAAGAGTAG
- the nagA gene encoding N-acetylglucosamine-6-phosphate deacetylase, protein MENVVITNGQIITPDSIIPKGSVVLKGNTIVSVHEGNVEISNARVINAEGHYVSPGFIDIHVHGGGGFDFMDGSVESFLKIAQLHARYGTTAMVPTTLTSEKESLLDILEVYKEATNRNMMGAEFLGIHLEGPYFSMNQRGSQDAKYIRDPDPKEYTEILKRSDRIVRWSVAPERKGALELGQFLKEKGVLAAIAHTDAIYEEVVEAVEHGYSLSTHLYSGMSGVTRKNGFRYAGVIESSLLMDELDVEIIADGVHLPAPLLKLVYKVKGPHKIALITDAMRAAGTLSKESILGNAQTGQKVIIEDGVAKLPDRSAFAGSVSTADRLVRTMVQMADVSLLDAVIMMSTTPARIMGVSHKKGSIAKGKDADLVIFDKDIQVQSTIVGGTQIYGI, encoded by the coding sequence ATGGAAAATGTGGTAATTACAAACGGTCAAATCATAACCCCCGATAGCATTATCCCTAAGGGCTCCGTGGTGCTTAAAGGAAATACTATTGTAAGTGTGCATGAGGGGAATGTCGAGATTTCCAATGCTAGGGTTATAAATGCGGAAGGCCATTATGTTTCCCCTGGATTTATCGATATCCATGTACATGGAGGGGGTGGTTTTGATTTTATGGATGGAAGTGTAGAAAGCTTTTTAAAAATAGCGCAATTACATGCTAGATATGGCACAACGGCCATGGTCCCAACCACATTGACAAGTGAAAAGGAGTCTCTATTGGATATTTTAGAGGTGTATAAAGAGGCTACTAACAGGAATATGATGGGGGCTGAATTTTTAGGGATACACTTGGAAGGCCCCTATTTCTCCATGAACCAAAGGGGCTCTCAAGATGCCAAGTATATTCGTGATCCTGACCCTAAAGAGTATACAGAAATTCTTAAACGCTCTGATCGTATTGTACGTTGGAGTGTGGCTCCTGAGCGGAAGGGTGCTTTGGAATTAGGGCAATTTCTTAAGGAAAAGGGTGTGTTGGCAGCCATTGCCCATACTGATGCTATTTATGAAGAGGTAGTGGAAGCAGTGGAACACGGATATTCACTTTCCACCCATCTGTATTCCGGAATGTCAGGAGTGACTAGAAAAAATGGGTTTAGGTATGCAGGTGTGATTGAAAGTTCGCTTTTAATGGACGAACTAGATGTTGAAATTATTGCCGATGGCGTCCATTTACCTGCTCCTTTATTAAAACTAGTGTATAAAGTCAAGGGACCTCATAAGATAGCCCTTATCACCGATGCTATGCGTGCGGCAGGAACTTTATCGAAGGAAAGCATATTGGGTAATGCCCAAACCGGACAAAAAGTAATTATTGAAGATGGGGTGGCTAAACTTCCTGACAGGAGTGCTTTTGCAGGTAGTGTTTCTACAGCGGATAGACTTGTGCGTACTATGGTTCAAATGGCAGATGTTTCATTACTTGATGCTGTTATAATGATGAGTACTACACCTGCCAGAATTATGGGAGTATCTCATAAAAAAGGATCTATAGCTAAAGGAAAGGATGCAGATCTTGTCATATTTGATAAGGACATTCAGGTGCAATCAACCATAGTAGGTGGTACACAAATTTATGGAATTTGA
- a CDS encoding phosphodiester glycosidase family protein, producing MKTKFRCLFTLTLCVTSLLCTSCKDDIPTDQDALQGERIEQSGFSAQTMLSPTDISVDWNNWTDGENYNVAMAISDFGDINNFTHDEQARTLISLSRLRVSLIKNEYGASGGVITNSHINDNEGYEINYRVKFHSTFDFKSKAVLGWGLNVGDGASGVATGEGGTFRLMWDKDANGNFYFKPYIYYADQPSTSGDDFGVRYPAEGSSLTGSVWYDIKMVFKANTKMNKNGRAELYVNNVKVLDTPIRWTKDHSKRFANQLLFSNYRSGAGSESSEIANIWFDDFSLVSSVPTYEPTWCDNLYSLDNLYDAISNTNYHLTTIDNSVSFSLKNGFAGDISGETGTDFARRMDCCIAFNASMGISNPPPGERHPVGIQIIDGTIAQDLSNIRYELGIKSNNQLRSYPKDETALNILNDGANYALTAFTPLIENGQPVSGSVLSSVANYTEKNPRQVIAQYPNGDLLIFSCGGRGYGGEGMYASDVIRILSNLNVEFAFMLDGGGSVTTVLNGERITPMIDNYGTEERPRPSWLYIENN from the coding sequence ATGAAAACAAAATTTCGATGTTTATTCACTCTTACCCTTTGTGTAACATCTTTGTTATGTACCTCATGTAAAGACGACATCCCAACGGATCAAGATGCTTTACAAGGAGAACGAATTGAACAATCTGGATTTTCTGCACAAACTATGTTATCTCCAACGGATATCTCAGTAGATTGGAATAATTGGACAGATGGTGAAAATTATAATGTAGCCATGGCTATTTCAGATTTTGGCGATATAAACAATTTTACACATGACGAGCAGGCCAGAACGTTAATATCCCTCTCAAGGTTACGTGTGTCATTAATTAAAAATGAGTATGGGGCTTCTGGCGGAGTGATAACAAATTCTCATATTAATGACAATGAAGGATATGAAATTAATTATAGAGTAAAATTTCATTCCACTTTCGATTTTAAGTCGAAAGCTGTTCTTGGATGGGGATTGAATGTTGGAGATGGTGCCTCAGGAGTAGCTACAGGAGAAGGAGGAACGTTTCGATTGATGTGGGATAAAGATGCCAATGGTAATTTTTATTTCAAACCATATATATACTATGCGGATCAACCTTCTACTTCTGGGGATGATTTTGGTGTTCGTTACCCTGCAGAAGGCTCCAGCCTTACAGGAAGTGTTTGGTACGATATAAAAATGGTATTTAAGGCCAATACCAAAATGAATAAAAATGGTAGGGCTGAATTGTATGTCAATAATGTTAAAGTCCTGGATACCCCTATACGTTGGACAAAGGATCATTCTAAGCGATTTGCCAATCAACTTCTTTTTTCAAATTATAGGTCAGGTGCCGGAAGTGAATCCTCTGAAATTGCCAATATTTGGTTTGATGATTTCTCTCTAGTAAGTTCTGTACCAACCTATGAACCGACATGGTGTGATAACCTATACTCTCTTGATAATTTATACGATGCTATTTCCAATACAAACTATCATTTAACGACCATCGATAATTCGGTGAGTTTCTCATTAAAAAATGGATTTGCAGGGGATATTAGTGGTGAAACAGGGACTGATTTCGCAAGACGTATGGATTGTTGTATTGCCTTTAACGCTTCTATGGGAATTAGTAACCCACCCCCGGGAGAGAGACATCCGGTAGGTATTCAAATTATAGACGGTACTATTGCCCAGGACCTTTCCAATATAAGGTATGAGTTAGGTATAAAATCTAATAATCAGCTTCGTTCGTATCCTAAAGATGAAACTGCTTTAAATATTCTAAATGATGGTGCCAATTATGCACTTACCGCTTTTACACCTTTGATTGAAAACGGCCAGCCAGTATCTGGATCTGTTCTTAGTTCTGTGGCCAATTATACGGAGAAAAACCCACGACAAGTGATTGCTCAATACCCCAATGGAGATCTTTTAATCTTTAGTTGTGGTGGTCGAGGATACGGTGGAGAGGGCATGTATGCAAGTGATGTAATCCGTATTCTTTCTAATTTGAATGTCGAATTTGCTTTTATGCTAGATGGTGGAGGAAGTGTGACCACGGTACTTAATGGAGAACGAATCACTCCAATGATAGATAATTACGGAACCGAAGAAAGACCCAGACCAAGTTGGTTATATATCGAGAATAACTAA